The DNA segment GGATAAAGTGATCGCGGAGCAGGTTCAAGAGCTACTATGGGCCGGGCACATCAAGGAGGTACAATTTCCTACTTGGTTGTCCAATGTAGTACTAGTACCAAAGGCCACAGGGAAGTGGCGAATGTGTGTGGATTTCTGGGACTTAAATAAAGCCTATTCCAAGGATTGTTATCCTTTACCCCGGATTGACCAATTGGTAGACTTCACATCCGGTTGTGAATTGTTGTGCTTTATGGATGCATATCAGGGCTATCATCAAATTCCTTTAGCCCGGAAAGATCAATACAAAGTTAGCTTCATCACATCGGAAGGTACTTTTTGTTAcgtggttatgccatttggtctaAAAAATGCAGGGGCTACGTATCAGAGGATGATGGACAAAGTGTTCCGGGAGCAGGTGGGTCGGAACGTGGAggtatatgtggatgatatattgGTGAAATCTAAGACCCGAGATTGCTTTATACCCGACCTGGAAGAAACTTTTGCCACCGTTCGGCGGTACGGGATTAAGTTGAATCCAGTCAAGTGTATGTTCAGGGTGAAAAGTGGCAAATTTCTGGGGTTCATGGTGACTGAACGAGGGATAGAAGTCAACCCGGAGAAGGTAAAGCTGTTGCAGGAAATTCCTTCACCCACATCAATCAAGGAGGTACATCGGCTGACTGGGCGAATCACAGCCCTGGCCCGATTTATCGCTCAGTCAGCTCATCGTAGTTATCCCTTTTTCCAAGTGTTGCGCACAGCCCAGAGGTTTGGCTGGACTGAGCAGTGCGAGCAATCCTTTCAGGAATTGAAGGAGCATCTAGCTAGCTTGCCTATCCTGGTTAAGCTAGAGCCAGGAGAAAAATTGTGGGTATATCTATCTACTACTGAGAGGGCGGTCAGCACCGTTTTGATAAAGGAGGAAAGAGGATATCAGAGGCCCGTATACTATGTCAGTCATGCTTTGAAGGGGGCAGAGGTCAGATATGCGGAGATTGAGAAAATGACCCTGGCGTTGGTAATAACAGCCCGGAAATTGAGACCTTATTTTTTGTCTCACCCGATAACTGTCCTTACTAATAGCCTTTTAGGGCGGATCCTGACTCATCCAGATGCCTCGGGGAGGCTTGTAAAATGGTCAGTAGAGTTGGGAGAATATGACATTGAATACCAGCCGCGTAAGGCCATTAAAGCCCAGGCTCTGTCCGATTTCTTGACAGAGGTGGCCACTTTTGGTCAGGAAGAGGTATGGAGAATATTTGTAGATGGAGCCAGTGGTGTTGGAGGCAGTGGCGTAGGAGTCATCTTGGTTTCACCCACCCAGGAGAAAATCAAAATCGCCATGAGGTTGGATTTCCAGGCCTCCAATAACGAAGCCAAATATGAAGCTGTGATAGCTGGGATGCGACAGGCTCGGGAAGTCGGGGTAAgtcatattataatatattctgACTCACAATTGGTTGTCCAGCAAGTAAAGAGGATCTTCTGTACCCGAGAGgagaaattgataaaatataGTAAGGTAATTGAAGAGCTTGGGGCCAGTTTCATTACTTGGACTATAGAGCAGATACCCCGGGAAGAAAATATGGAAGCAGATGCCTTGGCTAAAAGAGCTGTAACTGGGGAAAATGGTGATAAAGAATCTCTGGTACAGAGGGAGATGGTGGCTACTATAGAATCCCGAGAGCCGGTCATCCGGGAAGATACATGGATGATCCCTCTGGTCAGATATCTTACCAATGGGGATCTCCCAGCAGACAAAGGACAAGCCCAGGTCATACGAAGACAGATAGCCAGATTTTCTATCCTCGGAGGTAGGCTATACAGGCGTTCATATCAGGGTCCTTTGCTCAAATGCTTGGGGGAAGGGGAAACAGAATATGTCTTGAGGGAAGTGCACGAGGGATGCCGTGGAAACCATGGAGGGTCTATGAGTCTGGCCCGAAGGGTATTGTTGGCAGGATACTGGTGGCCCACTTTGCAGGCTGAtgtgtaacgcccagaaattcgtcacgtaaattcgcatgcataactaggggattttaataattttaaaaataaagtgaaaatgtgttaaattgttttatgagttat comes from the Henckelia pumila isolate YLH828 chromosome 1, ASM3356847v2, whole genome shotgun sequence genome and includes:
- the LOC140870345 gene encoding uncharacterized protein, which gives rise to MISGGSTDGDSNRARKSWTRRESLGVEEGKPGAGPAITFGPRDLEGVNLPHNDALLIQARIANYDVRRVFVDSGSSVNVLFQDAFEQMDLQGYELSPVKTALYGFAGHTVQPQGEMLLPITLGAGDVKKTIMTKFTLVEAPSSCNVILGRPAMNALRAVASAYHQKIKFPVGDKVGEVRGDQPSSQKCYAETVRVDYKRARQIGKEGGGQGGREVCSVEESKGEYEEVELVLGQSGKFARIARNMETNLAESLKSCLIRNKDIFSWVQGDLIGVSSHVAEHKLNITPGSRLVIQKKRHFGAEKDKVIAEQVQELLWAGHIKEVQFPTWLSNVVLVPKATGKWRMCVDFWDLNKAYSKDCYPLPRIDQLVDFTSGCELLCFMDAYQGYHQIPLARKDQYKVSFITSEGTFCYVVMPFGLKNAGATYQRMMDKVFREQVGRNVEVYVDDILVKSKTRDCFIPDLEETFATVRRYGIKLNPVKCMFRVKSGKFLGFMVTERGIEVNPEKVKLLQEIPSPTSIKEVHRLTGRITALARFIAQSAHRSYPFFQVLRTAQRFGWTEQCEQSFQELKEHLASLPILVKLEPGEKLWVYLSTTERAVSTVLIKEERGYQRPVYYVSHALKGAEVRYAEIEKMTLALVITARKLRPYFLSHPITVLTNSLLGRILTHPDASGRLVKWSVELGEYDIEYQPRKAIKAQALSDFLTEVATFGQEEVWRIFVDGASGVGGSGVGVILVSPTQEKIKIAMRLDFQASNNEAKYEAVIAGMRQAREVGVSHIIIYSDSQLVVQQVKRIFCTREEKLIKYSKVIEELGASFITWTIEQIPREENMEADALAKRAVTGENGDKESLVQREMVATIESREPVIREDTWMIPLVRYLTNGDLPADKGQAQVIRRQIARFSILGGRLYRRSYQGPLLKCLGEGETEYVLREVHEGCRGNHGGSMSLARRAARPRLSHDEDVAERFQKKGPKEFSGVTDPLVAEGWIRYLENIFAYMGLTDADKIKCAVYMMKDDAALWWEGAVRGVNPQTLTWEEFKRMFFAKYFTEDVRSRMIREFMSLRQGDKTVVEYIKQFERGCHFVPLIADNAQEKMRQFVDGLRADIKHDVRMMDVTTYEAAVSRALRSEDGRKEILREQRGRGNSNHRTTSRIHSKMQRSRPLGRQRAQIH